The Verrucomicrobiia bacterium genome has a window encoding:
- a CDS encoding fatty acid--CoA ligase family protein, which produces MLYERWRQIAFSHSKRMALRDLSSGEDWTFGEIAARVEREPAPSRAALAHPRGISADFIFELLRAWRFKQVVCPLETDQAAPVIPRALPADIVHLKMTSATTGTARVIAFTAAQLVADAQNIVATMGLGLDSPNLGVISLAHSYGFSNLVLPLVLHGIPLHLIHSPLPELLKRANAITEKFTLPAVPALWRVWHESNAIPRNVRLAISAGAPLPVALEQSIFTARGLKVHNFYGSSECGGIAYDASSLPRTEGSCVGGPMQNVSLKVGSEGCLEVRSDAVANTYWPEPGDTLGNGVFKTSDLAEIVFGMVYLRGRVNDQINVAGRKIAPEVIETAIAAHPAIRECLVFGAPAPHGGRTEMVVACFVARGEVADETLRQFALEKLPAWQVPREWWRVDSLLPNKRGKLSRAEWRRAYLSRADTL; this is translated from the coding sequence ATGCTGTACGAACGGTGGCGCCAGATCGCCTTCAGTCATTCCAAACGGATGGCGCTGCGTGATCTCAGCTCTGGCGAAGACTGGACCTTCGGTGAAATCGCGGCCAGGGTGGAACGTGAGCCCGCGCCCTCGAGGGCAGCGTTGGCGCATCCGCGCGGCATCTCCGCGGATTTCATCTTTGAACTTCTGCGAGCATGGCGTTTCAAGCAGGTTGTTTGTCCCCTCGAAACCGACCAGGCTGCGCCTGTCATTCCGCGAGCTCTACCCGCGGACATAGTTCACCTGAAAATGACGTCGGCCACGACCGGGACCGCGCGGGTTATTGCGTTCACTGCAGCGCAATTGGTCGCGGATGCCCAAAACATTGTGGCGACGATGGGTCTTGGACTCGACTCACCCAATCTGGGAGTGATCTCACTCGCGCATTCCTATGGCTTTTCGAACCTCGTCCTGCCTCTCGTGTTGCACGGCATTCCTCTGCATCTCATCCACTCGCCCCTGCCAGAACTTCTAAAACGAGCCAATGCGATTACGGAGAAATTCACTCTGCCCGCGGTGCCCGCCCTTTGGCGCGTGTGGCATGAAAGCAATGCGATCCCTCGCAATGTGCGGCTTGCGATCTCAGCTGGAGCGCCGTTGCCCGTTGCCTTGGAGCAGAGCATCTTCACAGCGCGCGGACTCAAGGTGCACAACTTCTATGGCAGCAGCGAATGCGGCGGCATTGCGTATGATGCTTCGTCCTTGCCACGCACGGAAGGCAGTTGTGTTGGCGGTCCGATGCAGAACGTAAGCCTGAAGGTCGGCAGCGAAGGTTGCCTGGAAGTCAGGAGCGATGCGGTCGCCAATACCTATTGGCCTGAACCGGGCGACACCTTGGGGAATGGAGTATTTAAAACGAGTGATCTCGCCGAGATTGTGTTCGGGATGGTTTATTTGCGCGGCCGCGTGAATGACCAGATCAATGTCGCAGGACGAAAGATCGCTCCTGAAGTTATCGAGACGGCCATCGCAGCGCATCCTGCCATTCGTGAATGCCTGGTCTTCGGCGCTCCTGCGCCACACGGGGGACGGACGGAAATGGTTGTCGCGTGTTTTGTTGCGCGAGGCGAGGTTGCGGACGAGACGCTGCGGCAGTTCGCTTTGGAGAAGCTCCCCGCATGGCAGGTCCCCCGCGAGTGGTGGCGGGTTGATTCACTCTTGCCGAACAAACGCGGCAAGCTGTCGCGGGCGGAATGGCGGCGCGCCTACCTATCGCGCGCCGACACTTTGTAG
- a CDS encoding DUF2203 domain-containing protein: protein MKYQFSKHYTRDEARALLPRVRRWLAELDRLRAAMEKGDRRMTALLERGDVGGDTANGWVRSLASLQELLQEFEVRQIQLKDLERGLVDFPAIIGGREVFLCWEKDEDDIEFWHDIDTGYAGRERL from the coding sequence ATGAAATACCAGTTCAGCAAGCACTACACGCGTGATGAAGCACGGGCGCTGCTGCCGCGGGTGCGACGCTGGCTTGCGGAGCTGGATCGCCTGCGTGCCGCGATGGAAAAGGGCGACCGCCGGATGACGGCGTTGCTGGAACGCGGCGATGTTGGCGGCGACACGGCCAACGGCTGGGTGCGATCGCTCGCCTCCCTGCAGGAGTTGCTTCAGGAGTTTGAAGTCCGACAGATCCAGCTCAAGGATCTCGAACGCGGCCTGGTGGATTTCCCTGCAATCATCGGCGGCCGCGAAGTTTTTCTCTGCTGGGAAAAGGACGAGGACGACATTGAGTTCTGGCACGACATCGACACGGGCTACGCGGGCCGCGAACGGTTGTGA
- a CDS encoding tetratricopeptide repeat protein, with product MLFSSRFTLILLLAVSGWMATGCSSGPASSVPAPGFGHDRDVVTHRGTTTASEQDAIEAQAQYATALVHEMNGEADAATEAFHRAATRDPSNEALVLEVSRRLFQAKQTEKALELLRLAIAQPRPSANLFARLGFLHFQNGNVDQAIAANRTAIRRDPRALVSYQNLFLIYLQTNLTAEAVKVLDDAGKVPGVPTEFLIALGELYGTLGLQKPAEREGAFAKGIAVLKRALKEPPTEPHLRLRLADAFNTLGETTQSAGIYRELLGELDDMPFMRDSVRAKLMDVYLRGRNVKEAAEQLQDLIRDNPADIQAHYILGSIHYNETNYVAASESFSRVVVLNPEFEQAYYELAAAQLNAGQAGEALKTLERARAKFPQKFYAEYLTGVAYTSNDDFTNALKHFTTAEVIAEASGSAASILRDSFYFQLGATCERLGDYQRAEQYFEKCLELSPNNDEAQNYLGYMLAERGEKLDRAKALIERALVANPGNAAYLDSMGWVLFKLNQRQEALKYLLDAIKASEEEDATLYDHLGDVYDSLQQHDKAREAWTKSLSIEANDKVREKLSRGTSASSVP from the coding sequence ATGTTGTTTAGCTCCCGTTTCACCCTGATCCTCCTCCTGGCGGTCAGTGGCTGGATGGCCACTGGCTGCAGCAGCGGCCCCGCTTCATCCGTCCCTGCGCCCGGTTTCGGACACGACCGCGATGTCGTTACGCATCGCGGCACGACCACGGCATCGGAGCAGGATGCGATCGAAGCGCAGGCGCAGTATGCGACCGCCCTCGTGCATGAGATGAACGGCGAGGCGGATGCCGCGACCGAAGCGTTTCATCGGGCAGCCACGCGCGATCCTTCAAACGAAGCCCTCGTTCTGGAGGTCTCGCGGCGGTTGTTCCAGGCGAAGCAAACCGAAAAGGCGCTAGAGCTCCTCAGGCTGGCGATCGCCCAGCCGCGACCTTCTGCAAACCTGTTTGCGCGGCTTGGCTTTCTGCACTTCCAGAACGGGAACGTGGACCAGGCAATTGCCGCGAACCGAACCGCGATTCGACGGGATCCGCGAGCATTGGTCAGCTACCAGAATCTTTTTCTGATATACCTGCAGACGAATCTCACGGCTGAGGCCGTCAAGGTACTCGACGACGCAGGGAAGGTTCCGGGGGTGCCGACAGAATTCCTGATTGCCCTGGGGGAGTTGTACGGGACATTGGGTCTGCAAAAGCCAGCTGAACGGGAGGGTGCGTTCGCGAAGGGCATTGCGGTGCTGAAGCGCGCGCTCAAGGAACCTCCGACCGAGCCCCATCTGCGTCTGCGACTGGCCGATGCCTTCAATACTCTCGGCGAGACCACGCAGTCAGCGGGGATTTATCGCGAGTTGCTGGGGGAATTGGATGACATGCCGTTCATGCGCGACTCCGTGCGGGCCAAGCTGATGGATGTCTATTTGCGCGGGCGCAACGTCAAGGAGGCGGCGGAACAATTGCAGGACTTGATCCGCGACAACCCGGCTGACATCCAGGCGCATTACATCCTCGGCAGCATCCACTACAACGAGACCAATTACGTTGCCGCCAGTGAATCGTTCAGCCGCGTCGTTGTATTGAACCCGGAATTTGAGCAGGCGTATTACGAACTGGCGGCGGCGCAGTTGAATGCCGGCCAGGCGGGGGAGGCGTTGAAAACGCTCGAGCGCGCTCGCGCCAAGTTCCCGCAGAAGTTCTATGCGGAATACCTGACGGGCGTGGCCTATACGTCGAACGACGATTTCACGAACGCGTTGAAACATTTCACCACGGCCGAGGTCATCGCAGAGGCCAGCGGTTCCGCGGCCAGCATCCTGCGCGATTCGTTTTACTTCCAGCTGGGCGCGACCTGCGAGCGGCTGGGCGATTACCAGCGCGCCGAACAATATTTCGAAAAATGCCTGGAGCTGTCCCCGAACAATGATGAGGCGCAAAACTACCTCGGCTACATGCTCGCGGAACGCGGCGAGAAGCTGGATCGGGCAAAGGCGCTGATCGAGCGCGCGCTCGTTGCAAACCCGGGCAACGCCGCCTACCTCGACAGCATGGGCTGGGTGTTGTTCAAGCTGAATCAAAGGCAGGAGGCACTGAAGTACCTGCTCGATGCCATCAAGGCGTCCGAGGAGGAGGATGCCACGCTCTATGATCATCTTGGGGATGTCTACGACTCCCTGCAGCAACATGACAAGGCGCGCGAGGCCTGGACAAAATCGTTGTCGATTGAAGCGAATGACAAGGTGCGGGAGAAGCTGAGCCGCGGGACCTCGGCAAGTTCGGTTCCATGA
- a CDS encoding AURKAIP1/COX24 domain-containing protein, with product MGSLKKRRKAKINKHKRRKKLRQHRHKKRTWQK from the coding sequence ATGGGTTCACTTAAAAAACGTCGTAAAGCGAAGATCAACAAACATAAACGGCGCAAGAAGCTGCGTCAGCATCGCCATAAGAAGCGCACCTGGCAGAAGTAA
- a CDS encoding methyltransferase domain-containing protein: MALGIYQLYRLLRQDAFRERRWQFFLRNMQPMDATRILDLGGYPCNWESVPILSPITFLNTEYPPGWQVNSGRFRSEIGNGCAMPFADQSFDIVYSNSVIEHVGSFEDQRRFSAEINRVGKRVFLQTPNRWFFLEPHFLAPFVHWLPWPMAKRLIQHVSLRGLMRSGDNKDLKALADELRFVRKAELRRFFPNAAIHHERWLGMTKSFIAMGPALAPSASNEGQYRPREASPLDEHSPAR, translated from the coding sequence ATGGCATTGGGGATTTACCAGTTGTATCGCCTGCTGCGGCAAGACGCCTTCCGCGAGAGACGCTGGCAGTTTTTCCTGCGGAACATGCAGCCCATGGATGCCACCCGTATTCTCGACCTCGGCGGCTACCCATGCAATTGGGAGTCTGTGCCGATCCTATCCCCGATCACATTCCTGAACACCGAATATCCTCCCGGCTGGCAGGTGAATTCAGGGCGGTTCCGCTCAGAGATCGGCAATGGTTGCGCCATGCCCTTTGCCGATCAGAGTTTCGACATCGTTTACTCGAACAGCGTGATCGAACACGTCGGTTCATTTGAAGACCAGCGAAGGTTTTCAGCTGAAATTAATCGCGTCGGCAAGCGCGTGTTCCTGCAGACGCCGAATCGCTGGTTTTTCCTCGAACCCCACTTCCTCGCGCCGTTTGTTCACTGGTTGCCGTGGCCGATGGCTAAACGATTGATTCAACACGTTTCCTTGCGTGGATTAATGCGGAGCGGCGACAACAAGGACCTGAAAGCTCTCGCAGACGAACTGCGTTTTGTGCGGAAGGCGGAACTGCGGCGATTCTTCCCAAATGCAGCGATTCATCACGAGCGCTGGCTCGGCATGACAAAAAGTTTCATCGCGATGGGGCCGGCGTTGGCGCCGTCGGCATCGAACGAAGGACAATATCGCCCACGGGAAGCGTCACCGTTGGATGAGCATTCTCCGGCACGGTGA
- a CDS encoding carboxypeptidase regulatory-like domain-containing protein produces the protein MKIRSSVLGGVAFLAVLIGLLTWTNARRPGPSIKSDEAVEMETGTEGSSIADAAAGSAWASDQNVPDFIIPLPLSTIFTDAENGTWQRDDAYKNIPRGDHVLGGIPFKLEGMFQLQGIGSEQRRRGYRSAISVPLTVAGVSETNVGSVHLLGATRYESSAGTAAADLVWHYSDGTSRRSAIAYMNEIRDWIREPYENPARLTYPYSKVVWAEVDSQPARWRRLYRVSLANPEPAKPVTRLEWVSARRMATLFVIAITLDSMPPGHRMDASPDLEPGDLEPPAQLELVVQSAAGMPVSSARVRIETRASDRSPPARSEMPTDEFGIAAVRFPPRQLSSLDLSVSHDEHGGRKIRWNLEAGDEIPARHVLKLGGGVRIGGFVVDSAEVPIAGAQLAFHRFWSGGDDDPRAARGESPDFPNSVVMTDARGYWTISGLPEDLLHRIGFTVSHPEFLSTNFTVGNPASTEGQLRKLEFTARLTRGVPVRGRVIDGQNVPVAGATIWLGLRHYRERQEVTTAADGSFDFKKVYEGSTPLTVMARRFETVTTNIVVRQGLSEIVVQVQAGSLVRGRVQNEAGEPLPEARVGLDGELGSQGPGVIEFTTTTDQAGVFEWDSAPRDTMTFYIFATGYEAMRNVPVPPGEEKVITMRRARTIEGVVLDDATGQAVTNFNVRVGTRSGDRVYGILMRKEFNSPEGRFAMTLDEHSHNAILAAATGYADSVESFPAGGGGVIQLTIRMKSTGVLEGVVMTPDGLPSAGASVAMVAAGNDPGMNIQIRNGRIESHGSAKVAVTDANGRFKLTLTATAGRLAALGTTGFGWASLEEVRSNGKIQLQAFGRIEGTLSITGKPAAGHEMLFSMMSSGVMPDYETHQVKTDEQGSFTMERIPPGEGSIVRMIPIGQGTRMFSHQTPVTIEAGQTTRVRLGESGGVVSGNIRWETQPPDAGALVISGTLSSKMPPIPQFGSAEEARAFLTSPEFQTAQRERRTYAVAANADGSFTVDSITPGEYVIRVTATAKREGSFTGEIVAQGEITVTVPENAHPTVTLPVGDIVLRSMPTAPTPAPSR, from the coding sequence ATGAAAATCCGCTCGTCGGTGCTGGGAGGAGTCGCGTTTCTCGCTGTTTTGATCGGACTTCTGACTTGGACAAATGCGCGGCGGCCCGGGCCTTCAATCAAAAGCGACGAGGCCGTCGAAATGGAAACCGGAACTGAGGGTTCGTCGATCGCAGACGCCGCTGCGGGTTCCGCATGGGCCAGCGATCAGAACGTCCCGGACTTTATCATCCCATTGCCGTTGAGCACCATCTTCACAGATGCCGAGAATGGCACGTGGCAGCGGGACGACGCCTACAAAAACATTCCACGCGGTGACCACGTGTTGGGGGGTATTCCATTCAAGCTGGAGGGAATGTTTCAACTGCAAGGGATCGGATCGGAGCAACGCCGACGCGGTTACCGATCAGCGATTTCAGTTCCTTTGACCGTCGCTGGAGTTTCCGAAACCAACGTTGGAAGCGTTCACCTGTTAGGCGCAACGCGCTATGAATCTTCAGCAGGAACGGCGGCGGCAGACCTGGTCTGGCATTATTCGGATGGAACTTCGCGCCGGTCAGCAATCGCTTACATGAATGAGATCCGGGACTGGATACGCGAGCCCTACGAAAATCCGGCGCGTCTGACCTATCCCTACTCGAAAGTCGTTTGGGCGGAAGTGGATTCGCAACCTGCACGATGGCGACGGTTGTATCGGGTGAGCCTTGCCAACCCCGAACCTGCAAAACCCGTTACGCGACTGGAATGGGTGAGCGCCAGGCGAATGGCGACCCTGTTTGTCATCGCCATAACTCTCGATTCCATGCCGCCCGGCCATCGGATGGACGCGTCGCCTGATCTTGAGCCCGGGGATCTTGAACCACCCGCGCAATTGGAACTCGTGGTGCAATCGGCTGCTGGAATGCCAGTTTCCAGCGCGAGGGTGCGGATCGAAACGCGCGCATCGGATCGTTCGCCTCCGGCCCGATCTGAAATGCCGACCGACGAGTTTGGCATCGCTGCGGTGCGTTTTCCACCGCGGCAATTGAGCTCGCTCGATCTTTCCGTGAGTCATGACGAGCATGGCGGACGCAAGATTCGTTGGAACCTGGAGGCAGGGGACGAGATTCCTGCACGTCATGTGTTGAAACTCGGGGGAGGCGTTCGCATAGGCGGGTTTGTCGTGGATTCTGCCGAAGTTCCCATCGCAGGGGCGCAGCTTGCGTTTCACCGGTTTTGGAGTGGGGGAGACGATGACCCGAGGGCGGCGCGGGGCGAAAGTCCGGATTTTCCGAACAGCGTCGTAATGACCGACGCGCGGGGTTATTGGACGATTTCGGGACTTCCTGAAGATTTGTTGCATAGAATCGGCTTTACCGTTTCACATCCGGAATTTCTTTCCACGAACTTCACGGTGGGAAATCCGGCCAGCACGGAGGGGCAACTGAGAAAACTGGAGTTTACGGCCAGGTTGACCCGCGGCGTGCCAGTGCGCGGTCGCGTGATTGACGGACAGAATGTTCCAGTCGCAGGCGCAACCATCTGGCTTGGGCTCAGACATTATCGGGAGCGGCAGGAAGTAACAACCGCGGCGGATGGCTCCTTTGACTTCAAGAAGGTTTACGAAGGATCCACGCCGTTGACGGTGATGGCGCGACGGTTTGAAACTGTCACAACAAACATCGTGGTGCGTCAGGGACTTTCTGAGATCGTGGTACAGGTGCAGGCCGGTTCACTGGTGAGGGGGCGGGTGCAGAATGAAGCGGGCGAGCCGTTGCCGGAAGCAAGGGTGGGACTGGACGGTGAACTGGGCTCCCAGGGGCCGGGGGTCATCGAGTTCACGACCACCACAGATCAGGCTGGAGTTTTCGAGTGGGACAGCGCCCCGCGCGACACCATGACGTTCTACATTTTTGCGACGGGCTACGAAGCCATGCGCAATGTGCCCGTGCCACCCGGTGAGGAAAAGGTGATCACGATGCGGCGCGCACGGACGATTGAAGGAGTCGTCCTGGACGATGCGACTGGCCAGGCCGTGACGAACTTCAATGTGCGGGTGGGGACGCGCAGTGGGGACCGTGTCTACGGCATTCTGATGCGCAAGGAGTTCAATTCACCTGAAGGACGATTCGCGATGACCCTCGATGAGCATAGTCACAATGCCATACTGGCCGCCGCGACTGGGTATGCGGATTCGGTCGAGTCGTTTCCAGCGGGCGGGGGCGGCGTGATTCAGCTGACCATTCGAATGAAATCCACGGGCGTTCTTGAAGGAGTCGTGATGACACCGGACGGGTTGCCTTCGGCAGGCGCCAGTGTGGCGATGGTGGCCGCTGGCAATGATCCGGGGATGAACATTCAAATCCGCAATGGAAGGATAGAATCCCATGGAAGCGCGAAAGTGGCCGTCACGGATGCGAACGGCCGTTTCAAGCTTACGCTCACGGCGACAGCGGGAAGGCTGGCGGCGTTGGGTACGACGGGATTTGGCTGGGCGTCCTTGGAAGAGGTGCGCAGCAACGGCAAGATCCAGTTGCAGGCCTTTGGAAGGATCGAGGGAACGTTATCCATCACAGGAAAGCCCGCCGCCGGCCATGAAATGCTGTTTTCGATGATGTCCTCCGGAGTAATGCCTGATTATGAAACGCATCAGGTCAAAACGGATGAACAAGGCAGTTTCACGATGGAACGCATTCCACCGGGTGAAGGGTCCATTGTCCGGATGATTCCAATCGGTCAGGGGACCCGCATGTTCAGCCATCAAACCCCAGTGACGATCGAAGCGGGCCAGACAACGCGAGTGCGCCTGGGTGAATCAGGCGGGGTTGTTTCGGGAAATATTCGCTGGGAAACGCAGCCCCCCGATGCAGGAGCGCTCGTCATCAGCGGGACGCTGTCCTCCAAGATGCCCCCGATTCCGCAGTTCGGATCTGCGGAGGAGGCTCGGGCATTTTTGACTTCGCCTGAGTTCCAAACGGCCCAACGCGAGCGCCGCACTTATGCAGTTGCGGCCAATGCGGATGGAAGCTTCACGGTGGATTCCATCACGCCCGGCGAGTATGTGATTCGAGTCACGGCCACTGCGAAGAGGGAGGGCTCATTTACTGGCGAAATCGTGGCCCAGGGCGAAATCACCGTCACCGTGCCGGAGAATGCTCATCCAACGGTGACGCTTCCCGTGGGCGATATTGTCCTTCGTTCGATGCCGACGGCGCCAACGCCGGCCCCATCGCGATGA
- a CDS encoding sigma-54 dependent transcriptional regulator: MKGNILVVDDAADIRELLAAILRDNYDVTEADSGAALKQLFTEIQPDVVLLDLKLPDADGLDLLPQIKKQWPGTEVVVLTGNATFEAAVEATKRGAYHFLNKPFDTQGLLVTVERALEHKQQGEENSSLRRALSTMSGGSSPIFQSPQMQAVVRTVERVAPSDVSILITGESGTGKEVIADLIHAMSPRSKGRIIKINCAALPRELIESELFGSVKGAFTGAHSDREGLFRQAEGGTLFLDEISEMPIDTQSKLLRVLQDQEVRPVGGKISYKTNCRIVGATNRRTDEAIKDGKLREDLFYRISAISVLLPPLRERREDIMPLAQAFLKRFVAQAARPIRGFTPAAVERLTAFDWPGNVRQLQNEIQRAVLLCESNDIDASDLSITSARAESEQAMDTNFTLLEGVERNAIVQMLKETGGNKLETAKRLGIGRQTLYNKIKAYGIDV, encoded by the coding sequence ATGAAGGGAAACATTCTCGTCGTTGACGACGCTGCGGACATCCGCGAGTTGCTGGCTGCCATTCTGCGGGACAACTATGATGTCACGGAGGCCGATAGCGGTGCTGCGCTGAAGCAGCTGTTCACGGAGATCCAGCCGGACGTTGTCCTGCTCGACTTGAAACTTCCCGATGCAGACGGCCTGGACCTTCTTCCGCAGATCAAAAAGCAATGGCCTGGAACTGAAGTCGTCGTCCTTACGGGCAATGCCACCTTTGAAGCGGCGGTCGAGGCGACCAAGCGCGGCGCCTATCACTTTCTCAACAAGCCTTTCGACACGCAGGGCCTGCTCGTAACGGTTGAACGAGCGCTTGAACACAAGCAGCAGGGCGAGGAAAACAGTTCGTTGCGCCGCGCGCTGTCCACAATGAGTGGCGGGTCGTCGCCTATCTTTCAAAGCCCCCAGATGCAGGCTGTGGTTCGCACTGTAGAACGCGTTGCGCCCAGCGACGTCTCCATCCTCATCACGGGTGAAAGCGGAACGGGCAAGGAAGTCATTGCGGACCTGATTCACGCGATGAGCCCCCGCAGCAAGGGGCGCATCATCAAGATCAATTGCGCTGCGCTGCCGCGTGAACTGATCGAGAGTGAGTTGTTCGGTTCCGTGAAGGGCGCGTTTACGGGCGCCCATTCGGACCGGGAAGGATTGTTTCGCCAGGCCGAGGGCGGGACGCTGTTTCTCGATGAGATTTCGGAAATGCCAATCGATACGCAGAGCAAGCTGCTGCGCGTATTGCAGGACCAGGAAGTGCGGCCCGTCGGCGGCAAGATCAGTTACAAGACGAATTGCCGGATTGTGGGCGCCACGAATCGCAGAACAGATGAGGCGATCAAGGATGGAAAGCTTCGTGAGGACTTGTTCTACCGGATCAGTGCCATTTCGGTGTTGCTGCCTCCGCTGCGTGAGCGGCGCGAGGACATCATGCCGCTCGCCCAGGCATTCTTGAAACGCTTCGTGGCCCAGGCCGCGCGGCCGATCCGCGGGTTCACCCCTGCCGCGGTTGAGCGCCTGACAGCGTTCGACTGGCCCGGCAACGTCCGCCAGCTGCAGAATGAAATCCAACGCGCGGTGTTGTTGTGCGAGAGCAACGACATCGATGCGAGCGATCTTTCGATCACGAGCGCGCGCGCGGAATCCGAGCAGGCGATGGACACCAATTTCACGCTGCTTGAGGGCGTGGAGCGTAATGCCATCGTGCAGATGCTCAAGGAAACGGGCGGCAACAAGCTTGAAACTGCCAAACGCCTGGGCATCGGGCGCCAGACGCTTTACAACAAGATCAAGGCGTACGGCATCGATGTGTAG
- a CDS encoding gamma-glutamyl-gamma-aminobutyrate hydrolase family protein (Members of this family of hydrolases with an active site Cys residue belong to MEROPS family C26.) — protein sequence MNPPLILVSPSIESAGVEFEDRSISLSEAYPRAVADAGGIPLTLPVGKSRELIAECVRRCDGVLLTGGDDIEPSIYADELPPKLRATVGTTPDNGERDFRELILIDEVFRQKKPLFAICRGHQLLNVALGGTMIVDIPSQVPDGIEHRRMDSRNEVVHEVRLTPQSLISKMTRKKILGVNSTHHQAVGRVAGPLQATGTSEDGIVESMELKPDATGMLPFLLAVQFHPERLASCYAEHRALFRAFTQACVRHRTK from the coding sequence ATGAATCCGCCACTCATATTGGTTTCGCCGAGCATTGAAAGCGCGGGGGTTGAGTTCGAGGATCGATCGATCAGCCTCTCGGAAGCGTATCCGCGGGCGGTCGCGGATGCGGGCGGAATTCCCCTGACCCTGCCTGTCGGGAAATCCCGTGAATTGATTGCTGAGTGCGTCCGGCGATGCGATGGCGTATTGCTGACGGGCGGCGACGACATCGAACCCTCGATTTACGCCGATGAACTTCCGCCAAAGCTCAGGGCGACTGTGGGAACGACGCCTGATAATGGCGAACGGGACTTCCGAGAACTGATCCTGATCGACGAGGTGTTTCGACAGAAAAAGCCGCTGTTCGCGATTTGCAGGGGGCACCAGTTATTAAACGTGGCACTCGGGGGCACGATGATTGTAGACATCCCATCGCAGGTGCCGGACGGGATCGAGCATCGAAGAATGGACAGCCGCAACGAGGTGGTTCATGAAGTGCGGTTGACACCGCAATCGTTAATCTCCAAGATGACGCGCAAGAAAATTCTGGGCGTAAACAGCACGCATCACCAGGCGGTTGGACGGGTTGCCGGCCCTTTGCAGGCGACGGGAACGAGCGAGGACGGGATTGTTGAAAGCATGGAACTGAAGCCTGACGCGACCGGCATGCTGCCCTTTCTGCTGGCCGTTCAGTTTCACCCGGAGCGGCTGGCGAGCTGTTACGCGGAGCACCGGGCTCTTTTTCGGGCGTTCACCCAGGCCTGCGTGCGGCATCGGACCAAATGA